The following proteins are encoded in a genomic region of Triticum dicoccoides isolate Atlit2015 ecotype Zavitan chromosome 1B, WEW_v2.0, whole genome shotgun sequence:
- the LOC119333614 gene encoding pre-mRNA-processing protein 40C-like isoform X1 has protein sequence MATPEVVASDAANPQPDEPSRAVEAAPVAEPEEASDLGAVAAVPAVEEVAAGDAPPAPTPTSTSTSTSSTAVPPPPASPASAAAPGPPRPQFAGSPAYMAPPAPAFSYNVLPRAPPQQHMGSGLAHQQLASAPAPMARPMPPAALQPPAPRQYFGNRPSFSYNVVSHANASLPTGQQFQLDTRTNHAVQVPMFAPPASLQPPAPGQLPRPGAPFPGPMAPNPPASIRLPFPVPPRTPNILYGANPQQGNLDVGASKSDAPSAPEVSPHTVQSLPPRPEGFGAVGGSAPGQRPSNLSTPPSLLQRPTGPAPSLPQTSPSGAAPGAVPRATQQQFYPSYPSAPGNPPQPLWGYPPQPTGFQQAPFHSYPPGSLGPLGTPMVGTSSVTTSLPNIQPPGITTGDPKEQPSVNPGSVQSIHTSVEQHPTGLEDRSTAGAQDSDTWSAHKTEAGVLYYYNALTGESTYQRPPGYKGELEKVAAQPVPASWDKIAGTDWSIVTTSDGKKYYYDNKQKVSSWQLPPEVAELNKNADSGNLKGSSTSLQDAGTVANKGEASGEISTPAIQTGGRDSLPLRQTVAPASPSALDLIKKKLQDAGAFSVSSPLATPSSSASELNGSKPADGAPKEQQGSKNGEKSKDNNGNENMSDSSSDSDDEEHGPSKEDCIREFKKMLKERGVAPFSKWEKELPKIVFDSRFKAIPSHSTRRAIFDHFVRTRADEERKEKRAAQKAAVEAYKQLLEEASEGIDSKTGYQDFERKWGADPRFAALDKKEREALFKEKVRALEEKVQSARNAVITDFKSMLRECKDIIPTSRWTKVKENFRSDPRYKAVKHEERENAFNEYIAELKSAEREVEQAAKAKVDEQAKLRERERETRKRKEREEQEMERVKLKIRRKDATSSYQALLVETIKDPKASWTESKPKLEKDPQGRAVNPDLGQGEAEKLFREHVKDLYERCVRDFRALLSEAIAPEAATRTTEGGKTLVISWSEAKDLLRSDPRYSKVSSKDRESIWWRYADDMVRKLKQPDTEKPDTNARQQQQRRQQRRSSDPPRRR, from the exons ATGGCGACGCCGGAGGTGGTCGCCTCCGACGCTGCCAACCCGCAGCCGGACGAGCCTTCTCGGGCTGTGGAAGCTGCCCCAGTGGCGGAACCAGAGGAAGCATCCGATCTTGGCGCCGTCGCGGCGGTCCCAGCGGTGGAAGAGGTGGCAGCTGGGGATGCCCCGCCCGCTCCCACTcctacctccacctccacctccacctccagtaCTGCAGTGCCACCGCCGCCTGCTTCCCCTGCCTCCGCTGCTGCTCCAGGGCCGCCGCGGCCGCAGTTCGCTGGCTCGCCGGCGTACATGGCGCCTCCGGCGCCCGCGTTCTCTTACAACGTTCTGCCCAGGGCGCCGCCCCAGCAGCATATGGGCAGCGGTTTGGCCCACCAGCAGCTAGCTTCCGCTCCG GCTCCGATGGCTCGTCCAATGCCTCCAGCGGCTCTCCAGCCACCAGCTCCGCGGCAGTATTTCGGGAACAGGCCTTCTTTCTCATATAATGTAGTCTCACATGCCAATGCTAGCCTGCCTACTGGTCAGCAGTTTCAACTTGACACT AGGACAAACCATGCTGTCCAAGTCCCTATGTTTGCTCCACCAGCATCCTTGCAACCTCCTGCTCCTGGGCAATTGCCTCGCCCAGGTGCACCATTCCCTGGACCTATGGCACCAAATCCTCCTGCATCTATTCGGTTGCCATTTCCAGTGCCACCCAGGACGCCCAATATTCTTTATGGTGCAAACCCACAACAG GGTAACCTGGATGTTGGTGCTTCCAAGTCGGATGCCCCAAGTGCCCCAGAGGTAAGTCCCCATACAGTGCAGTCACTGCCACCTCGTCCTGAGGGATTTGGGGCTGTTGGGGGTTCTGCACCTGGACAACGTCCTTCAAACTTGTCAACTCCACCAAGTCTCCTTCAGAGGCCTACAGGTCCAGCCCCATCTTTGCCTCAAACATCGCCATCAGGTGCTGCACCAGGTGCTGTTCCACGGGCAACTCAGCAACAGTTTTATCCATCCTATCCTTCAGCGCCTGGTAATCCACCTCAACCTTTATGGGGATATCCTCCACAACCTACTGGCTTTCAGCAGGCTCCCTTCCATTCATATCCACCGGGCTCTCTTGGACCTCTTGGTACACCAATGGTTGGAACTTCTTCTGTGACTACATCCTTGCCCAACATCCAACCACCAGGCATTACAACTGGTGATCCCAAAGAACAACCATCCGTAAATCCAGGATCTGTGCAGTCCATTCATACTTCAGTTGAACAACATCCAACAG GGCTGGAGGACAGAAGTACGGCCGGGGCTCAGGATTCAGATACATGGTCTGCACACAAAACAGAAGCCGGTGTTTTATATTATTACAATGCCTTGACAGGGGAGTCAACTTATCAAAGACCACCTGGTTATAAGGGGGAG CTTGAGAAGGTTGCAGCTCAACCAGTTCCAGCTTCTTG GGACAAAATTGCTGGCACAGACTGGAGCATAGTAACTACAAGTGATGGAAAGAAATATTACTATGACAATAAACAAAAG GTTAGCAGCTGGCAACTTCCGCCAGAGGTGGCTGAACTCAACAAGAATGCTGATTCTGGCAACTTGAAAGGAAGTTCAACTTCACTGCAGGATGCTGGCACAGTAGCAAATAAGGGAGAGGCGAGTGGTGAAATAAGTACTCCTGCCATACAGACAGGTGGCCGTGATTCGTTGCCACTTCGGCAAACAGTTGCCCCTGCATCGCCTTCTGCTTTGGATTTGATAAAGAAGAAATTGCAGGACGCTGGTGCTTTCAGTGTGTCCTCTCCTCTTGCTACTCCTTCATCTAGTGCATCCGAGTTGAATGGATCTAAACCAGCTGATGGTGCACCTAAGGAACAGCAAGGTTCAAAAAATGGTGAGAAATCAAAGGATAACAATGGCAATGAAAATATGTCAGATTCCTCTTCAGATTCAGATGATGAGGAACATGGACCAAGTAAAGAGGATTGTATTCGTGAGTTTAAG AAAATGCTAAAGGAACGAGGAGTAGCACCATTTTCAAAGTGGGAGAAGGAACTGCCAAAAATAGTATTCGATTCACGATTTAAG GCTATTCCAAGTCACTCGACTAGACGGGCTATATTTGACCACTTTGTTCGGACACGTGCTGACGAGGAACGAAAAGAGAAGAGAGCTGCTCAGAAGGCCGCCGTTGAGGCATATAAACAGCTATTAGAAGAAGCATCTGAG GGCATCGATTCGAAAACAGGTTACCAGGATTTCGAAAGAAAATGGGGTGCTGACCCAAGATTTGCAGCCTTGGATAAAAAAGAAAGGGAGGCTCTTTTCAAGGAGAA GGTGAGGGCTCTTGAAGAGAAAGTTCAATCAGCGCGAAATGCTGTCATAACTGACTTCAAATCAATGCTTCGAGAATGTAAAGATATAATCCCAACTAGCCGTTGGACCAAA GTGAAAGAAAATTTCCGGAGTGATCCAAGGTACAAAGCTGTAAAGCACGAAGAGAGAGAGAATGCTTTTAATGAATACATAGCAGAACTTAAATCAGCTGAACGGGAAGTGGAGCAAGCTGCAAAGGCCAAAGTGGATGAACAA GCCAAATTAAGGGAGAGGGAACGCGAAACTcgcaaaaggaaagaaagggaagagCAGGAAATGGAGAGAGTAAAATTGAAGATCCGAAGAAAAGATGCCACGTCTTCGTATCAGGCTTTGCTTGTTGAAACTATAAAAGATCCAAAG GCATCATGGACTGAATCCAAACCAAAACTTGAGAAGGATCCGCAAGGTCGTGCTGTAAATCCGGACTTAGGCCAAGGTGAGGCCGAGAAGTTATTCCGTGAACATGTCAAGGACTTATATGAG CGTTGTGTCCGTGACTTCAGGGCACTTCTGTCTGAGGCAATTGCCCCAGAAGCAGCAACTCGAACAACGGAAGGAGGAAAGACTCTGGTTATCTCTTGGAGCGAAGCAAAAGACCTTCTAAGATCGGATCCAAGGTACAGCAAAGTGTCAAGCAAAGATCGAGAGTCAATTTGGTGGcgatatgcggatgatatggtgagaAAGCTCAAACAGCCGGACACGGAGAAACCGGATACCAATGccagacaacaacaacaacgacgacaacaACGCAGGTCCTCTGATCCGCCGAGGCGGAGGTAA
- the LOC119333605 gene encoding type III polyketide synthase A-like, with product MSGLGGLGSISGGGNGRSHGSGGKAKLLALGKGLPEQVLPQEKLVETYLQDTSCDDPATRAKLERLCKTTTVRTRYTVMSKELLDEHPELKTEGTPTLTPRLDICNAAVLELGAAAARAALGEWGRPAADITHLVYISSSELRLPGGDLFLATRLGLSPNTVRTSLLFLGCSGGAAALRTAKDIAENNPGSRVLVIAAETTVLGFRPPSPDRPYDLVGAALFGDGASAAIIGASPIKAEEDPFLELEFSTQEFLPGTDKVIDGKISEEGINFKLGRDLPEKIESRIEGFCRILMDKVGIKEFNDVFWAVHPGGPAILNRLEVCLELEPDKLKISRKALMNYGNVSSNTVFYVLEYLRDELKKGAIREEWGLILAFGPGITFEGMLVRRIN from the exons ATGTCTGGCCTTGGTGGACTCGGGAGCATCAGCGGGGGCGGCAACGGCAGAAGCCATGGCTCAGGGGGCAAGGCCAAgctgctcgcgctcggcaaggGTCTCCCTGAGCAAGTTCTACCCCAGGAGAAGCTCGTCGAGACCTACCTCCAGGACACCAGCTGCGACGACCCCGCCACCAGGGCCAAGCTCGAGCGCCTCT GCAAGACCACAACAGTGAGGACAAGGTACACTGTCATGTCGAAGGAGCTCCTGGATGAACACCCAGAATTGAAGACAGAAGGCACTCCAACATTGACACCACGGCTTGACATCTGCAATGCCGCGGTGCTTGAACTTGGTGCTGCTGCAGCTCGTGCCGCCCTTGGTGAGTGGGGCCGTCCAGCAGCTGATATTACCCACCTGGTCTACATCTCCTCCAGCGAGCTTCGCCTCCCGGGGGGTGATCTTTTCCTGGCAACCCGTCTTGGCCTCTCTCCAAACACAGTGCGCACATCCCTTCTCTTCCTTGGCTGCTCAGGTGGTGCTGCCGCCCTCCGCACTGCCAAGGACATTGCAGAGAACAACCCAGGGAGCCGTGTCCTTGTAATAGCGGCGGAGACAACTGTGTTGGGCTTCCGGCCGCCAAGCCCTGATCGTCCTTATGACCTTGTTGGTGCTGCTCTGTTTGGTGATGGTGCATCAGCTGCAATTATTGGAGCAAGCCCTATCAAAGCAGAAGAGGATCCTTTCTTGGAGCTTGAGTTCTCAACCCAGGAGTTCCTACCAGGGACAGACAAGGTAATTGATGGCAAGATCTCAGAGGAAGGGATTAACTTCAAACTGGGGCGTGATTTGCCTGAAAAGATTGAAAGCCGCATAGAAGGCTTCTGCAGGATACTCATGGACAAGGTTGGGATAAAGGAGTTCAATGATGTATTTTGGGCTGTGCATCCCGGTGGACCAGCAATATTGAACAGGCTGGAGGTTTGTCTTGAACTTGAGCCAGATAAACTCAAGATCAGTAGAAAGGCCCTGATGAACTATGGGAATGTGAGCAGCAACACAGTCTTCTATGTGCTGGAGTATTTGAGGGATGAGTTGAAGAAAGGGGCAATAAGGGAAGAGTGGGGATTGATCTTGGCTTTTGGCCCAGGCATCACATTTGAAGGAATGCTAGTTCGGCGCATTAACTGA
- the LOC119333594 gene encoding pentatricopeptide repeat-containing protein At1g61870, mitochondrial-like, producing MASLLRRRHPHPSAVSAHLLRRLSALPDVDPSPASGPARAAARASIIDLQLAVRAETDPDRVHSLVASALSSPDYHRLHTSRDLFSLAASRLDRLHRPDLAASLLDQLLASAPVSPGLLARAISLFPGPDDAVRAFSSSAPAARSDVSLSALLSALLRAGRIDDLKSTFKSAESSLGVAPGCASHNVLLHALVKSSELPAARKLLNEMAKKKFKHRPPPDIISYNTLLAGFSEQDDAEEFEKLLKEINENKLEPNVVTYNCRMRWFARKGETFKGEELLDVMESKGVLPNYVTYNALVQGYCKEGNVGAAMRVFKRMKVMKRREGRSDLGVSVHSQTYVLLCKSLVEKGRLDDALWLCNSCFAMKAAPSFEAVKGLVEGLVKGGRSAEAKGVVAKMNFLVKGDAKVAWEKIAGELSLEEGAPSSDP from the coding sequence ATGGCGTCCCTCCTGCgccgccgccacccccacccctccgccgtctccgcccacctcctccgccgcctctccgcGCTCCCGGACGTCGATCCTTCGCCAGCCTCCGGCCCCGCCCGCGCGGCGGCCCGCGCCTCCATCATCGATCTCCAGCTCGCCGTCCGCGCGGAGACCGACCCGGACCGCGTCCACTCCCTCGTCGCCTCCGCGCTCTCCAGCCCCGACTACCACCGTCTCCACACCTCGCGCGACCTCTTCTCCCTCGCCGCCTCCCGCCTCGACCGCCTCCaccgccccgacctcgccgcctccctcctcgaccagctcctcgCCTCCGCCCCGGTCTCCCCCGGCCTCCTCGCGCGCGCCATCTCCCTCTTCCCGGGCCCGGACGACGCCGTCCGTGCCTTCTCCTcctccgcccccgccgcccgctccgatgtctccctctccgccctcctctccGCGCTTCTACGCGCGGGCCGCATCGACGACCTCAAGTCAACCTTCAAATCCGCCGAGTCCTCTCTCGGCGTCGCCCCTGGCTGCGCCTCCCACAACGTGCTCCTCCACGCTCTGGTCAAGAGCTCTGAGCTCCCGGCCGCCCGCAAGCTGCTCAACGAAATGGCCAAGAAGAAGTTTAAGCATCGCCCGCCCCCGGACATCATATCTTACAATACTCTCCTCGCTGGGTTCTCCGAGCAGGACGATGCCGAGGAGTTTGAGAAGCTGCTCAAGGAAATCAATGAGAACAAGCTGGAGCCTAATGTCGTCACGTACAATTGCCGGATGCGTTGGTTTGCAAGGAAGGGGGAAACCTTCAAGGGCGAGGAGCTGCTCGATGTGATGGAGTCAAAAGGCGTGCTGCCCAATTACGTTACTTACAATGCGCTTGTGCAGGGCTACTGCAAGGAGGGGAATGTCGGGGCCGCCATGCGAGTATTCAAGAGGATGAAGGTGATGAAGAGGCGGGAGGGGAGGAGTGACTTGGGAGTGTCGGTGCACTCGCAGACGTATGTCCTGCTGTGTAAGAGTTTGGTAGAGAAGGGAAGGCTTGATGATGCCCTGTGGCTTTGTAACAGCTGCTTTGCAATGAAGGCAGCGCCATCATTTGAGGCTGTCAAGGGTTTAGTCGAGGGGTTGGTCAAGGGAGGGAGGTCTGCAGAGGCGAAGGGTGTTGTTGCCAAGATGAACTTTCTTGTGAAAGGGGATGCTAAAGTTGCTTGGGAGAAGATTGCTGGTGAATTATCTCTTGAAGAGGGAGCACCAAGTTCAGATCCATGA
- the LOC119333614 gene encoding pre-mRNA-processing protein 40C-like isoform X2 → MPMLACLLRTNHAVQVPMFAPPASLQPPAPGQLPRPGAPFPGPMAPNPPASIRLPFPVPPRTPNILYGANPQQGNLDVGASKSDAPSAPEVSPHTVQSLPPRPEGFGAVGGSAPGQRPSNLSTPPSLLQRPTGPAPSLPQTSPSGAAPGAVPRATQQQFYPSYPSAPGNPPQPLWGYPPQPTGFQQAPFHSYPPGSLGPLGTPMVGTSSVTTSLPNIQPPGITTGDPKEQPSVNPGSVQSIHTSVEQHPTGLEDRSTAGAQDSDTWSAHKTEAGVLYYYNALTGESTYQRPPGYKGELEKVAAQPVPASWDKIAGTDWSIVTTSDGKKYYYDNKQKVSSWQLPPEVAELNKNADSGNLKGSSTSLQDAGTVANKGEASGEISTPAIQTGGRDSLPLRQTVAPASPSALDLIKKKLQDAGAFSVSSPLATPSSSASELNGSKPADGAPKEQQGSKNGEKSKDNNGNENMSDSSSDSDDEEHGPSKEDCIREFKKMLKERGVAPFSKWEKELPKIVFDSRFKAIPSHSTRRAIFDHFVRTRADEERKEKRAAQKAAVEAYKQLLEEASEGIDSKTGYQDFERKWGADPRFAALDKKEREALFKEKVRALEEKVQSARNAVITDFKSMLRECKDIIPTSRWTKVKENFRSDPRYKAVKHEERENAFNEYIAELKSAEREVEQAAKAKVDEQAKLRERERETRKRKEREEQEMERVKLKIRRKDATSSYQALLVETIKDPKASWTESKPKLEKDPQGRAVNPDLGQGEAEKLFREHVKDLYERCVRDFRALLSEAIAPEAATRTTEGGKTLVISWSEAKDLLRSDPRYSKVSSKDRESIWWRYADDMVRKLKQPDTEKPDTNARQQQQRRQQRRSSDPPRRR, encoded by the exons ATGCCAATGCTAGCCTGCCTACTG AGGACAAACCATGCTGTCCAAGTCCCTATGTTTGCTCCACCAGCATCCTTGCAACCTCCTGCTCCTGGGCAATTGCCTCGCCCAGGTGCACCATTCCCTGGACCTATGGCACCAAATCCTCCTGCATCTATTCGGTTGCCATTTCCAGTGCCACCCAGGACGCCCAATATTCTTTATGGTGCAAACCCACAACAG GGTAACCTGGATGTTGGTGCTTCCAAGTCGGATGCCCCAAGTGCCCCAGAGGTAAGTCCCCATACAGTGCAGTCACTGCCACCTCGTCCTGAGGGATTTGGGGCTGTTGGGGGTTCTGCACCTGGACAACGTCCTTCAAACTTGTCAACTCCACCAAGTCTCCTTCAGAGGCCTACAGGTCCAGCCCCATCTTTGCCTCAAACATCGCCATCAGGTGCTGCACCAGGTGCTGTTCCACGGGCAACTCAGCAACAGTTTTATCCATCCTATCCTTCAGCGCCTGGTAATCCACCTCAACCTTTATGGGGATATCCTCCACAACCTACTGGCTTTCAGCAGGCTCCCTTCCATTCATATCCACCGGGCTCTCTTGGACCTCTTGGTACACCAATGGTTGGAACTTCTTCTGTGACTACATCCTTGCCCAACATCCAACCACCAGGCATTACAACTGGTGATCCCAAAGAACAACCATCCGTAAATCCAGGATCTGTGCAGTCCATTCATACTTCAGTTGAACAACATCCAACAG GGCTGGAGGACAGAAGTACGGCCGGGGCTCAGGATTCAGATACATGGTCTGCACACAAAACAGAAGCCGGTGTTTTATATTATTACAATGCCTTGACAGGGGAGTCAACTTATCAAAGACCACCTGGTTATAAGGGGGAG CTTGAGAAGGTTGCAGCTCAACCAGTTCCAGCTTCTTG GGACAAAATTGCTGGCACAGACTGGAGCATAGTAACTACAAGTGATGGAAAGAAATATTACTATGACAATAAACAAAAG GTTAGCAGCTGGCAACTTCCGCCAGAGGTGGCTGAACTCAACAAGAATGCTGATTCTGGCAACTTGAAAGGAAGTTCAACTTCACTGCAGGATGCTGGCACAGTAGCAAATAAGGGAGAGGCGAGTGGTGAAATAAGTACTCCTGCCATACAGACAGGTGGCCGTGATTCGTTGCCACTTCGGCAAACAGTTGCCCCTGCATCGCCTTCTGCTTTGGATTTGATAAAGAAGAAATTGCAGGACGCTGGTGCTTTCAGTGTGTCCTCTCCTCTTGCTACTCCTTCATCTAGTGCATCCGAGTTGAATGGATCTAAACCAGCTGATGGTGCACCTAAGGAACAGCAAGGTTCAAAAAATGGTGAGAAATCAAAGGATAACAATGGCAATGAAAATATGTCAGATTCCTCTTCAGATTCAGATGATGAGGAACATGGACCAAGTAAAGAGGATTGTATTCGTGAGTTTAAG AAAATGCTAAAGGAACGAGGAGTAGCACCATTTTCAAAGTGGGAGAAGGAACTGCCAAAAATAGTATTCGATTCACGATTTAAG GCTATTCCAAGTCACTCGACTAGACGGGCTATATTTGACCACTTTGTTCGGACACGTGCTGACGAGGAACGAAAAGAGAAGAGAGCTGCTCAGAAGGCCGCCGTTGAGGCATATAAACAGCTATTAGAAGAAGCATCTGAG GGCATCGATTCGAAAACAGGTTACCAGGATTTCGAAAGAAAATGGGGTGCTGACCCAAGATTTGCAGCCTTGGATAAAAAAGAAAGGGAGGCTCTTTTCAAGGAGAA GGTGAGGGCTCTTGAAGAGAAAGTTCAATCAGCGCGAAATGCTGTCATAACTGACTTCAAATCAATGCTTCGAGAATGTAAAGATATAATCCCAACTAGCCGTTGGACCAAA GTGAAAGAAAATTTCCGGAGTGATCCAAGGTACAAAGCTGTAAAGCACGAAGAGAGAGAGAATGCTTTTAATGAATACATAGCAGAACTTAAATCAGCTGAACGGGAAGTGGAGCAAGCTGCAAAGGCCAAAGTGGATGAACAA GCCAAATTAAGGGAGAGGGAACGCGAAACTcgcaaaaggaaagaaagggaagagCAGGAAATGGAGAGAGTAAAATTGAAGATCCGAAGAAAAGATGCCACGTCTTCGTATCAGGCTTTGCTTGTTGAAACTATAAAAGATCCAAAG GCATCATGGACTGAATCCAAACCAAAACTTGAGAAGGATCCGCAAGGTCGTGCTGTAAATCCGGACTTAGGCCAAGGTGAGGCCGAGAAGTTATTCCGTGAACATGTCAAGGACTTATATGAG CGTTGTGTCCGTGACTTCAGGGCACTTCTGTCTGAGGCAATTGCCCCAGAAGCAGCAACTCGAACAACGGAAGGAGGAAAGACTCTGGTTATCTCTTGGAGCGAAGCAAAAGACCTTCTAAGATCGGATCCAAGGTACAGCAAAGTGTCAAGCAAAGATCGAGAGTCAATTTGGTGGcgatatgcggatgatatggtgagaAAGCTCAAACAGCCGGACACGGAGAAACCGGATACCAATGccagacaacaacaacaacgacgacaacaACGCAGGTCCTCTGATCCGCCGAGGCGGAGGTAA